AAATTGCCAAAATAGAAATTTATGGAGATGCCTTTCCGGCGGGATTTAAGCGGGTATGGCAAAAAAAAAAGGCGGATAACCGCCCTTTCTACATCTTAATTTCATTTACGCGCTTTCTTTCAATCGCAAAGCGTATTGAGCGCATAAAAAGCACAGGATCCAGCTGATACTTTACCAGATAATCCTGAGCGCCCGCCTGAACGGCTTTAATGCCTGTTTCTTCGTCCTCAAGCCCTGTCAGCACTACAACAGGAGTTCCCTTTGCCTCAGGCAGAATTTTCTTCAATGTATCCAGCCCCATGCTGTCAGGCAGACCCAGATCCAATAGCACCAGGTCAACTCCGCCTTTTGACAGACGCTGAATACCCGTAGAAAGCCTGAAGGCCTGATCTACCTTAATATCCATTACTCCTGCATCGTGGATCAGCTCATTTATTA
The nucleotide sequence above comes from Ignavibacteria bacterium. Encoded proteins:
- a CDS encoding response regulator, whose product is MNESQITILLVEDNLGDVHLINELIHDAGVMDIKVDQAFRLSTGIQRLSKGGVDLVLLDLGLPDSMGLDTLKKILPEAKGTPVVVLTGLEDEETGIKAVQAGAQDYLVKYQLDPVLFMRSIRFAIERKRVNEIKM